The Candidatus Thiothrix anitrata genome includes the window GACGTAACTGCCTTTGACCGCGTAATAGTCGCGCTTGTCGCCGTTGCGGGTTTCCACTTTCAGGTATTTCTGGCGGTCGGGGTCGCGCTTGTCATCCACTGCAACGGAGATAGCGGTAGCATTTTCCAAAACGTCGCCTTCATTGACTTTGACCACTTCCAATGCAGGGCTGATGGTGAGGTTTTTGTCCACCACATAGTTGCCTTTGACCCCGGTAGCGGTTTCGGCATTGATCATATCGGTGTCACTGAACAAACCTTCGGAGCGGTATTCGGAATACAGTTCGGTGGTTTGTTTGACTTTGGTTTTCGCACCGACGCTGACCACGCTGCGGCGTTGCTCGTCCGACAAACCGGAAGTGCCGAGCATATCGTTGCCGTTATCGTATTTGGCATAAACGGAGGAATCTTTACCGACCAGCAATTCTGCATCGGCTGACAGGTGATTAAAGGCGGAATCGCGGATGTCCTGCTCGTATTCACCCCGTATCCGCCCGCCACGACCGAACACCTTGATATTGCGTTTCGCGGCAATCAATGCGGTATCGCGGGAAGACGATTCTTCGCCCGCTTGCTGTTCGATATGGCGTAACCCACCTGCCACGCGCCATTCACCAACGCGGGTTTCAGCGCGTGCGCCGATCGCTTGATGCAAAGTTTCGGTGCTGATGTTTTCGGAATGGATACCTTCCAGCTTTAAATCGGTGTCTTTGTTGAGTTGCTGGGTGTGGTCAATCCGCGCTTCGCGGCGGTCTGAACCAATCCCCGCGCCACTGTTGGTAAAGCCTTTGTCGGCTTGCGCTAGGGTGACGGAGGTATTTGCTTCCTTTGACCAGCGGTGGCTGGCTTGCACTCGGTAAGCATTGCCGCCTTCCGCATCGTCATTGTGCTGCATTTGTGCGCTGCTGACGCTGACGCGGGTATCCTTATCGGGCTGGTAATCTGCATACACGCCAGACAGGGTATGCCCGTCGGTCGGGTGTGAATCCTTAGTGTAACTGCCGCCAACACTGACGGTTTCGCTAATAGCACGCTTAATCCGCACCCGGAAACCAAGTAATCTTGCTCGCCCTCAGTCTGTTCACGGTCATAGCTAACCCGCACAAACACCGGATTCAAGTTGTCATCGTAAGTCGGAATGACGCGGTGGAAACGCAAATCACCCGATACATCATCCAAGGTGTAATCCGTCACCCGTTGCAAAGTGGTGCTGGAAAGCGTCAAACCGGGATTGTTTTTATCGCGCACCAGCAATTCGATCACCGCGCTATTGGCGAGGATGTCGCCCTGCCCACGCGGAAATTCATGCTCGTGCCGTTACCGGGCAGCACTTGCACAAAGCGGCGGTTGTCCTGTTTCGCCGCGAACACATCGACTTCGGTATCCTTGTCGCCGTAATGTGCCGCCGCGCCCGTCAGGTAACGTGCATCCCGCGCCAAATCCAGTTGCGCGGTTTCATTGCTCATGCCTGCGTCAGAACTGTCGACTTCGTAATCGCCGTACATGACGCTGCGTTGCCCCTTTTCCAGCTTGACGTATACCTTGTCCTTGCTGCGGGCTTCTTGGTCACGGATCGAGCCATCGCCACGAGCGGGGGCGTAACTGCTGTCGTATTCGTCTTTCAGATAAGCACTGTAATTGTAAGTGTCGTCATTTTCCTTGATGCTGTCGTAGGCAAAGGTCAGGTGTAAGCCGCCCTTGATCTTGCCTTTGAGGAACACCTTGCCTTCGCCCGTCAATTTTTTGTCGGCAATGTCGCCGTCATGTGCGCTGATGTCCAGATAACCCGTAGCAATCAGCGGGCGCATATACACCACCTGCGCCAGTTTGGATTCGCCCGTCATCTGTTCCGAAGTCACTTTAACCCGGACTTTGCCAGTGCGGTGCGAGCTGCGTAAATGCACCACGCCTTCGCCGTTACGGATCATTACCTGATGACCGGGCGTGGAATCTTGGATGTCGGGTTCAGCCCAACGCCCATCGGAAGCTTCCAACGTCAGGTAGTAATCGCCAGCGGCAAGGTTGCCGTTTTCATCGACAATGCGCACCTTGAGCGGCACTTTGGATACGCCACCATCGGCGGGGAGTTCGTCCTGTTCCGGGGTGATTTCGAGATGTGCGCCACGTCCGGGGTTGATGAAGGTGGATTTCAGGGCAACTGTCTCTTTGCCAGCAGCGTCTTTGCTGCGCACTTCGACGGTGTTTTCACCTTTTTCCAGCGTCACACCGTACCAGCTTGCGACTTGCACTTGCTTGGCTTCGTCGCCTAGTTGTTCGCCCAACTGGGTTTCGGAATCGCGTTGCCATTGACATACAATGTCACTGCGGTGGAAGCCAACGGCAATGCTGCCATGAAACGCCCGTCAGTGCTGGTATTTTGCTCAGGCCATAACCACGCACCGTTACCGACCGCTTCTTTGCTGACATCCTTGATGGCATCACGCGATGCCCACGGCTTTTCTTCTTCCGCCGTTGTTGCCGCTGATTTGGCTTCGTCCTCTAACAACGGGCTAACGAAATCAGGGGAAACTTTGCGTTCGCCCTGCTCAAACACATCGCTGTCGGTGAGTTTTTCGTTAAATTTTTTGACGGCAGCAAACACTTTTGCCGCGTCTTGTTTAGGGCATTCCGCGCTGAAATCAACACGCTTGAAACCGCCATCGGGCATTTCCGCGAAATGGCTGGACGCTTCACCCGCTTGCTGATTGGAAGTGACGCGCAAACCCGTGCCTTCGGGTAAGGTGAGGCTGTCGAGCTTGACGGTGTGCATCCCGGTTTGACCGCATGGAAGTTGAAATCCCCGGTTTTATCGGTGATGGCATAACGCCCGTCTTCCAGATAAATGCGCACCCACCAATAGGTAGCAAGGCAGCGTCTTTTTTGCCAGCCGCGCATTCAGCAGGGAAACTGACTTTACCGAAAATCGCGCCTTCGTCTGACAATACGCCATTACGCAGCCGTTTGACTTTGGCTTGCACCGTAGCAGAAGACAAGGTGGTGTTATCGGCACGGGTCGCGCTGGCGTAAGCAGTGCTGATATTGTCGTCGTTGCTGCTGGCAGTTACACGCACAACGTAGGTTAAAGTGCGCACCTGTTCCGCCGCCAGCTCGTTCAATTCAAAGCTGTAACGCCCGTTATCAAGATCGGTTACACCGCTAAACGCACCACCATCCAAGCGCACCGAACCTTCCACCAGCTTGAAACCTTGCGCAAGACGGGTGTTGATCCGGTAATACGGCAGGGTTGCGCCCGTGTGATCGGCAAAGCTGAAAGTAAACGTCAGCACATCGCCCACTTCGGCTTCGCGCTGGCTGGCATCGAGGCTTAGTGCCAATGGCTGCGTCGTCGCAGTTTCTTTGGCAACGGGTTTGCTTTCCGTGACCGTTAAAGTCACAGCTTGGGATTCATTGACCAGCACCTGCTGAGTAGCAGGATCGGTGTATTGCACCGTCATCGGTGCGCTGACTTCTACAGCGGCTGATGCGTTCGCTGCCATGAGCAACATCGGCATCAGGGAACGCGGCAGTGTTTGGGTAACTGCGGCATGACACTCTACCTGTTTTTATTATTGTAAGAGTCCCCCTGCCTAGCCCTCCCCCGCAAGGGTGGAGGAGACAAGAGACGAGTTTTCTATTGTCACGGCGGATTGGGTTTGTCAGCTGCGACTATTATTTTTTAGGGGTTGACTGGCAAGCAGTGCAGCCCGTAAGCGCGAAAATCACTATCAATGGCAATCGCCGTTCCAACCTGGAGGCGTTGCGTCACAATAAAGCTAGTACAATCCGTAAAACTGAAGCAATGGTCACTGTATTTCAGGAACAATGCCCAAGCCTTCTGTTGATCAGCTTTGGTGATGTACTCAAGACGACAAAGTGTGCCTGAATACAGCAACTCGCCAAACCGGACAGCGGCATTCCGACCCGCCCGATAACGCAGCAAGGTCAATGCTTCATCTGCAATAAAATCCGTTGTCAGTAGTAACGGATAGTGTGCTTCCAACACTTCAGCGACCCGCTCATGGTCTGGGTCATCTTTATCCATGTAGGCATACCATGCACCTGTATCAACCAAAATGTGCTGCATGGTTAATCCCCGTTCCAACGTTTTTCATGTGTATACAGAAAATCGTTGTGGTTTCTGCCTGTCGTGTTCCCTTTGCCAGACACAATGCCCTTTAATGCCAGCAGCGGGTTTTCTGCTGCTTTGGTTGTGCCGCAACGGGAATATGTGCATCTAACAACTCACGAATAACAGCGGAAATGCTGCGATTCTTGAGTTTGGCGTAGCGTTGCAGGTTGCGATACTGCTTATCCTCCAGCGAAACTTGCGTTCTGTGCATGGCGTAGTCTCCTAACATTACATGATGTAATTATTATAGTGATGTAAGTTATCGTCCGCCATATTAATAAACCCTCACCCCAACCCACGCCCCAGCCGCTTCATCGCGGTGCTTCGCCCCAGAGGTAGAGGGGCTTAAGAAGGGATTCTCTTGTTCCCCCTCTACCGCTTGGCGGGAGAGGGCTGGCGGTGAGGGTCTTTTTAGTCGATCTTCACACTGAACTGCGCATTCGGGCTAGTTGCACCGACAGCCAAATCACCCGCATTAACCATGATTTTCTTCAGGCAGCGTCGTATTTGCCTACATCGGTATCCGCTGCATCGGTTTTCACCGCACCGCCGAATGTCAATGAACCCGCTACATAAGAGGCATATTGCGGAAGGGTGTAATGCAGATCTACACCTTTCGCTAAGGATTTGCCGCCATTCGTAGCGCGGGTACGCAAGATCGCGCACTGCCCTGAATCCATTTCAGCCAAACGTTCAGTGCCGAAAGCACCATCCGCTTCACCGTCACACGCCACGTCTTTCGCACCTTCCAGCTCTACCGCAACACTTGGCAGTGGGCAGTCAATCTCAAATTCAATCAGGTAGCCTTTATTAGCTGAGCTGGCAATATCATTCCATCTACCGTCGGTATACATCTCTGTTTGAGCTTCGGCACCAGCAGAGTTGTCCGGTTGCGCGGTACTCCAGTTAGTGTAGGCAAATGGCTCATCCCAAGCGGCCTGCGCAACGCCGGGTTTCGCCCAGAAGAACGCTCCACCACCAACTTTACGGCCACCACCGATGAACAATGTTCCAGAATTTTGAGCTTTAGCCACGTTCAGGACAAATGCATTTTCCTCTGCGCTGGCGATGGTTACTAAACGCCCGCGCTTACCGTTATAGATATATTTGTCAGAGTCTGCGAGTGAATCCCACCAACTTAAGTTCTTCTTAACCACGCCATACGCATGACAGTTACCACCTGCTGCTTGCTCCCAAATAACTGGAGTGAAGTCAACGTTAGTATCTTTGAAAGTGATGGTGGCAGTGTTGTCGGTAAGATCAGGACTCCCATCAGCACTGGTGCTAGAAGCCGTATTCCCTTTAGAATCCGTGGCATCCAAGCTCACTTTTAATACGTCATCAACGGCTATTGCCGCAGGCAACACGCTTTCCACGATCAACTTAGCCGACGCGCCCGCCGCCAAGGTGGTGGACGTGATAGGTGTTGTTTCGCCAGAATCCAGCACACCATTGCCGTTGGCATCAAGGTAAATTTTCACCGCAGTAGCATCCAGCGTATCAACACCGTCTGTGAGGTTGGCCGCTGCCAGTGCAAACGTTTCAGAAACGTTACCGTTATTGGTTAAGGTGTGGACGCTGTAAACCTTGCTGGAAGGAATCATCGCCACTTGTTGCTCTGCACCTTGCGTGATGGTCAAGGTGGCTTTACGCACTTCGCGGATGCTGATTTCAACGATGTTGGATTCGGCAGAGTAAGTTTTGCCGCCAATGTCGCTGTAGGTAGCAATGACTTTGTTTTGCAGAATTGCGCCACCGGCGCAGCAGCAACCGCAATGCCTGTTACCAATGACAAGGTAATCGCACTTGCGAGGGGTTTTAATTTGAACATTTCTATGACTCTCTATTTTTTATATTGTTGGGTTTGTGGTTTTAAGCGTGCCTCACCCAATCCCTCTCCCAGAGGTAGAGGGGCTTAAGAAGGGGATCTCCTGTTCCCCTCTACCGCTAGGCGGGAGAGGGGCTAGGCGGTGAGGGGTTTCTTGGTCTTTATTAGTCGATCTTCACACTGAACTGCGCATATGGGCTAGTTGCACCGACTACCAAATCACCCGCCAACACAGACACACGCTTGGTAGATGCATCGTATTTGCCTGCATCCGTGTCTACTGCATCGGTTTGATCTGTGCCATCAAACTTGATTGAGCCGGTGAGATAGCTAGCGTAAGTCGGCACGGTGTAGTTCAGCAGCACATTCTTAGCGAGCGATTTGCCGTTGTTAGTAGCGCGACTACGCAGGATCGCACACTCACCGGAATACATGTCTTCCAACTTCGCTGTACCAAAAGCCGTATCTGCCGTGCCATCGCATTTCTCGTCTTTTGCACCTTCCAGTTCAACCGCTACCGCTGGCAGTGGGCAGTCAATATCAAACTCAATGACGTAAAATGCTGATGCGCTGCTCGTTACGTCGTGCCATACGCCGTCATACCGCCAAGCAAGTGCATCTTCCCCTGCATTGTCAGGTTGTCCTGACATCCAGTTGGTATAAGAGAATGCCTCACCCGTTACCCATGCAAATGGCGAGGTAGCACCACCTGTACGTTTTGCACCAATCCAGTAGTTATTGTTGTTACTATTGACGGCATTTTTGACAAAAGTATTCTCTGCTGCACTGGTAATGGTTGCCAAATGCCCCATTTTACCATTGAACATTGAGGCTTCTGCGTGAGCTTTTGCTGGCAAATACGACAGTGCTTTATTGACCCCTGCGTAAGCATGGCAGTTGCCGCCCGCCGCTTGTTCCCAAATGACTGGGGTATAGCTGACATTGCTATTTTTGAAGGTGATCTTGACCGTATTGGTGCTGGCAGCCGCAGTACCTTTGGAATCCGTAGCGTCCAAGGTTACGTTTAATTTGTCACTGAGCGCGACAGCCGCAGGCAACACGCTTTCCACAATCAACTTAGCCGACGCGCCCGCCGCCAAGGTGGTGGACGTGATAGGTGTTGCACCTTCTGTACCGTCTAATACGCCGTTACCGTTGGCATCAAGGTAAATTTTCAGCGCGGAAGCATCCAGCGTGTCATCGCTGCCTGTGACGTTAGCCGCCGCCAGTGCGAAGGTTTCAGAAACGTTACCGTTATTGGTTAAGGTGTGAACGCTGTAAACCTTGCTGGATGGGATCATCGCTACGGTTTGCTCCGCACCATCAGTAAGGGTCAAGGTGGCAGTGCGCACTTCGCGGATACTGATTTCAACAATGTTGGATTCAGCAGTGTAAGTTTTGCCGCCAATGTCGCTGTAGGTGGCAATGACTTTGTTTTGCAGGATTGCGCCACCGGGAGCAGCAGCAACGGCAATGCCTGTCATCAGCGACAGTGCGATGGAACTCGCGATGGGTTTCATTTTAAACATGGTTTTGACTCTCATTGGTTTTTTATGATTGGGAGAAAA containing:
- a CDS encoding ribbon-helix-helix protein, CopG family, whose protein sequence is MHRTQVSLEDKQYRNLQRYAKLKNRSISAVIRELLDAHIPVAAQPKQQKTRCWH
- a CDS encoding lectin-like protein yields the protein MRKATLTITQGAEQQVAMIPSSKVYSVHTLTNNGNVSETFALAAANLTDGVDTLDATAVKIYLDANGNGVLDSGETTPITSTTLAAGASAKLIVESVLPAAIAVDDVLKVSLDATDSKGNTASSTSADGSPDLTDNTATITFKDTNVDFTPVIWEQAAGGNCHAYGVVKKNLSWWDSLADSDKYIYNGKRGRLVTIASAEENAFVLNVAKAQNSGTLFIGGGRKVGGGAFFWAKPGVAQAAWDEPFAYTNWSTAQPDNSAGAEAQTEMYTDGRWNDIASSANKGYLIEFEIDCPLPSVAVELEGAKDVACDGEADGAFGTERLAEMDSGQCAILRTRATNGGKSLAKGVDLHYTLPQYASYVAGSLTFGGAVKTDAADTDVGKYDAA
- a CDS encoding DUF11 domain-containing protein, which translates into the protein MAANASAAVEVSAPMTVQYTDPATQQVLVNESQAVTLTVTESKPVAKETATTQPLALSLDASQREAEVGDVLTFTFSFADHTGATLPYYRINTRLAQGFKLVEGSVRLDGGAFSGVTDLDNGRYSFELNELAAEQVRTLTYVVRVTASSNDDNISTAYASATRADNTTLSSATVQAKVKRLRNGVLSDEGAIFGKVSFPAECAAGKKDAALLPIGGCAFIWKTGVMPSPIKPGISTSMRSNRDAHRQARQPHLTRRHGFARHFQSASG
- a CDS encoding lectin-like protein, producing MFKMKPIASSIALSLMTGIAVAAAPGGAILQNKVIATYSDIGGKTYTAESNIVEISIREVRTATLTLTDGAEQTVAMIPSSKVYSVHTLTNNGNVSETFALAAANVTGSDDTLDASALKIYLDANGNGVLDGTEGATPITSTTLAAGASAKLIVESVLPAAVALSDKLNVTLDATDSKGTAAASTNTVKITFKNSNVSYTPVIWEQAAGGNCHAYAGVNKALSYLPAKAHAEASMFNGKMGHLATITSAAENTFVKNAVNSNNNNYWIGAKRTGGATSPFAWVTGEAFSYTNWMSGQPDNAGEDALAWRYDGVWHDVTSSASAFYVIEFDIDCPLPAVAVELEGAKDEKCDGTADTAFGTAKLEDMYSGECAILRSRATNNGKSLAKNVLLNYTVPTYASYLTGSIKFDGTDQTDAVDTDAGKYDASTKRVSVLAGDLVVGATSPYAQFSVKID
- a CDS encoding type II toxin-antitoxin system VapC family toxin, translated to MQHILVDTGAWYAYMDKDDPDHERVAEVLEAHYPLLLTTDFIADEALTLLRYRAGRNAAVRFGELLYSGTLCRLEYITKADQQKAWALFLKYSDHCFSFTDCTSFIVTQRLQVGTAIAIDSDFRAYGLHCLPVNP